A single window of Paenibacillus sp. FSL H8-0537 DNA harbors:
- a CDS encoding nucleoside hydrolase translates to MSDRKRIILDVDTGVDDAIAILYALLSPEIKVEGITTGYGNTTVEQATDNTLRVVQLANCGYEVPVAAGAVAPTVRPSRGTDAHIHGHNGIGDAHLPPSSQQPLKENAVDFIIRKAAENPGELTLVTTGRMTNLALALEKAPELAGQLKQVVTMGGTLFAPGNVTPVAEANIYADPEAAAAVFASNVPLTIVGLDVTVPTRLTGADLEKLARYAPENKQAIIRFLNESLGVYFEFYRKVNYFIEECPMHDALAVLVALNPSLVTTQKFNAVVDCSSGLTAGMIVTDRRPRPSVGRSVEFCVEVDSARAIRQMMSVFWSE, encoded by the coding sequence TTGAGCGACAGAAAACGAATTATACTCGATGTAGACACTGGGGTCGATGATGCCATCGCGATTTTATACGCGCTGCTTTCTCCTGAAATTAAGGTGGAGGGCATTACGACAGGTTACGGAAATACGACGGTGGAGCAAGCTACAGATAATACGCTAAGAGTCGTGCAGCTTGCCAATTGCGGCTACGAGGTGCCAGTTGCAGCAGGGGCGGTAGCGCCTACCGTAAGGCCTTCGCGTGGAACGGATGCGCATATTCATGGGCATAATGGTATTGGAGATGCGCATCTTCCGCCTTCCTCTCAACAGCCGCTGAAGGAAAATGCGGTCGATTTCATTATTCGCAAAGCTGCGGAAAATCCAGGAGAGCTCACTCTGGTGACGACGGGGAGAATGACGAATTTGGCGCTTGCGCTGGAAAAAGCACCTGAGCTTGCGGGGCAGCTGAAGCAGGTGGTGACGATGGGCGGCACGTTGTTTGCACCCGGCAATGTCACGCCAGTTGCAGAAGCTAATATCTATGCCGATCCTGAAGCGGCGGCTGCGGTTTTTGCATCGAATGTGCCACTCACAATTGTCGGACTTGATGTGACTGTGCCTACAAGGCTTACCGGAGCTGATTTGGAGAAGCTTGCGCGCTACGCGCCAGAAAATAAGCAAGCAATCATCCGCTTTTTGAATGAATCGCTTGGCGTTTATTTTGAATTTTACCGCAAGGTGAACTATTTTATTGAGGAATGTCCGATGCATGATGCACTTGCCGTTCTTGTAGCGCTTAATCCGTCGCTCGTTACGACACAAAAATTTAACGCTGTCGTCGATTGCAGCAGCGGGCTGACGGCGGGTATGATTGTAACAGACAGAAGACCACGTCCATCTGTGGGCAGAAGTGTGGAGTTTTGTGTTGAGGTGGATTCGGCCAGAGCGATTCGCCAAATGATGTCGGTATTCTGGAGCGAATAA
- the ilvB gene encoding biosynthetic-type acetolactate synthase large subunit, whose amino-acid sequence MDKSTTLTSDLQQQQDQKWVTGSELLLSGLLMEGVDCVFGYPGGNVLYIYDAMVHNRDFKHILTRHEQGAIHAADGYARSTGKVGVCIATSGPGATNLVTGIATAYYDSVPLVIITGNVSTAVMGTDAFQEADIVSMTMSITKHSYLVRDAQDLPRIIHEAFHIASTGRKGPVLIDIPKDVSNQKMLAQPTSPIHIRGYHGNPIPNHAEIDQLIEAIAQAQKPVIIAGGGVVYSNASDELIEFANKTNMPVATTLLGLGGFPSAHDLWLGMPGHHGAYAANMAIQNADLILSIGSRFDDRVTMKLDGFAPKAKWIAHIDIDPAEIGKNIKTDIACIGDIKAVLQYANTLAVSSQSSSWIAEVQQNKRLYPLRYKDSDTELKPQFVIEMIHETTQGNAIISTDVGQHQMWSAQFYKFKHPRSLITSGGLGTMGFGFPAAIGAQIGNPDRLVVSINGDGGMQMCAQEMAICAINQIPVKIVVINNQVLGMVKQQQELMYERRYSQIDLAGSPDFVKLAEAYGIKGLRASNKEEAIRVWEEALHTPGPVLIEFVVPTEENVYPMVLAGTTLDQMIMGDFE is encoded by the coding sequence ATGGATAAATCAACTACACTTACGAGCGATTTACAGCAGCAGCAGGATCAGAAATGGGTAACCGGATCGGAGCTGCTATTAAGCGGCTTGCTGATGGAAGGGGTAGATTGTGTATTTGGCTACCCGGGCGGAAATGTCCTGTATATTTATGATGCGATGGTTCATAATCGGGATTTTAAGCATATTTTGACCCGGCATGAGCAAGGGGCTATTCATGCGGCTGACGGCTATGCGAGGTCAACTGGAAAAGTGGGCGTTTGCATTGCTACCTCCGGTCCAGGCGCGACGAATCTAGTGACCGGCATTGCGACTGCTTATTATGATTCTGTGCCATTAGTTATTATTACAGGCAATGTCTCAACAGCGGTTATGGGTACGGACGCCTTTCAGGAAGCCGATATCGTTAGCATGACGATGTCAATAACGAAGCATAGTTATCTGGTACGTGACGCTCAGGACCTTCCGCGAATTATCCATGAAGCGTTTCATATCGCAAGCACGGGGAGGAAAGGTCCGGTTTTAATTGACATTCCAAAAGACGTTTCAAATCAGAAAATGCTGGCTCAGCCAACTAGCCCAATTCATATACGCGGTTATCACGGCAATCCGATTCCGAATCATGCGGAAATAGATCAATTAATCGAGGCGATTGCCCAAGCTCAAAAACCCGTTATTATAGCGGGTGGTGGCGTCGTTTATTCAAATGCTTCCGATGAGCTTATCGAATTTGCGAACAAAACCAATATGCCAGTTGCGACGACCTTGCTTGGTTTGGGCGGTTTCCCAAGTGCACATGATTTATGGCTGGGTATGCCAGGCCATCATGGTGCGTATGCGGCGAATATGGCTATCCAAAACGCTGACCTCATCCTTTCAATAGGTTCACGATTTGACGACCGGGTGACGATGAAGCTCGATGGCTTCGCTCCGAAAGCAAAATGGATTGCCCATATCGATATCGATCCAGCTGAAATTGGCAAAAATATTAAAACGGATATTGCATGCATCGGAGATATAAAGGCAGTGTTGCAATATGCCAATACGCTCGCGGTAAGCTCGCAATCGAGCAGCTGGATTGCTGAAGTGCAGCAAAATAAAAGGCTGTATCCCTTGAGGTACAAGGATTCCGATACGGAGCTTAAACCACAATTTGTTATTGAAATGATTCATGAAACGACGCAAGGAAATGCAATTATTTCGACGGACGTGGGGCAGCATCAAATGTGGTCCGCGCAATTTTACAAATTCAAGCATCCCCGTTCGCTCATTACCTCCGGGGGCCTAGGTACAATGGGCTTTGGCTTCCCCGCTGCTATCGGTGCCCAAATCGGGAACCCAGATCGGCTAGTTGTCTCCATAAACGGTGACGGGGGCATGCAAATGTGTGCGCAAGAGATGGCGATTTGTGCGATCAACCAGATTCCCGTTAAAATCGTTGTTATTAACAATCAAGTGCTGGGCATGGTTAAGCAGCAGCAGGAGCTCATGTACGAAAGGCGCTATAGCCAAATCGATCTTGCCGGCAGCCCAGATTTCGTTAAGCTTGCTGAAGCGTATGGCATTAAAGGGCTAAGAGCAAGCAATAAAGAAGAGGCAATTCGCGTCTGGGAGGAGGCACTGCACACACCAGGTCCTGTACTTATTGAGTTTGTCGTGCCGACCGAAGAGAATGTATATCCGATGGTTTTAGCCGGAACGACCTTGGATCAGATGATTATGGGAGATTTTGAATAA
- the clpP gene encoding ATP-dependent Clp endopeptidase proteolytic subunit ClpP, with protein MTNYVPYVVEQSARGERSYDIYSRLLKDRIIFLGSAIDDQLANSIVAQLLFLAEEDPTKDISIYINSPGGSTSAGFAIYDTIQYIKPDVSTICVGLAASFAAILLLAGAEGKRFALPNSEVMIHQPHGGVQGQASDIAISANRIIRIREHLNQIASARTGQPLEKIQLDMDRDYFLSAEEAVQYGIVDRVITTL; from the coding sequence ATGACCAATTATGTGCCTTACGTAGTGGAGCAAAGCGCGCGCGGCGAAAGATCCTATGATATTTATTCACGGCTGCTGAAGGATCGCATCATCTTTCTTGGCTCAGCGATTGACGACCAGCTCGCGAACAGTATCGTTGCCCAGCTGCTGTTTCTCGCGGAGGAAGATCCAACGAAAGACATCAGCATCTATATTAATAGTCCGGGCGGCTCTACTTCAGCAGGCTTTGCCATCTATGACACGATCCAATATATTAAGCCGGATGTCAGTACGATATGTGTGGGGCTTGCAGCATCCTTCGCCGCTATTCTACTGCTTGCGGGTGCTGAAGGCAAGCGCTTTGCCCTGCCCAACAGCGAGGTAATGATCCACCAGCCGCATGGCGGCGTTCAGGGCCAAGCAAGCGATATTGCGATTTCTGCCAATCGGATTATTCGTATTAGAGAGCATCTCAACCAGATAGCCTCCGCGCGAACCGGCCAGCCGCTGGAGAAAATCCAGCTGGACATGGACCGCGATTATTTCCTCTCCGCAGAGGAAGCCGTACAATACGGCATAGTGGATCGCGTCATTACTACCTTATAA
- a CDS encoding dipeptide/oligopeptide/nickel ABC transporter ATP-binding protein, producing MQPLLRVERLSKTFMKSKEQVFALKEISLQIARGECLGVVGESGSGKSTLGKVILALERPDSGEVWLDDVQLLRLKGAALREQRQHVQVVFQDPNAALNSKMPIWRSIMEPLDNFPKVMPPFLTGDRSDRLGMAAQLLALVGLPMDHLARYPHELSGGQRQRVAIARGISLNPKLLVCDEPTSSLDVSVQAQILQLLKSLKQTLGMSYLFISHDIASVQYMSDRMMVMKDGEMIDEFASFELTHEDRHLYTKLLVEAAS from the coding sequence GTGCAGCCTTTGTTGCGTGTAGAGCGTTTAAGTAAAACCTTCATGAAATCGAAGGAGCAGGTTTTTGCGCTGAAAGAAATTTCGCTGCAAATTGCGAGGGGTGAATGTCTTGGCGTTGTTGGCGAAAGCGGTAGTGGAAAAAGCACATTAGGCAAAGTGATTTTGGCGCTGGAGCGACCGGATAGCGGTGAAGTATGGCTGGATGATGTTCAACTGCTACGGCTAAAGGGGGCGGCACTTAGAGAGCAGCGGCAGCATGTGCAGGTCGTATTTCAGGACCCGAACGCCGCGCTTAACAGCAAAATGCCCATTTGGCGTTCGATCATGGAGCCGCTTGATAATTTTCCGAAGGTAATGCCGCCTTTTCTGACGGGCGATCGCTCAGATAGGCTCGGTATGGCGGCGCAGCTGTTAGCGCTGGTCGGTCTGCCTATGGATCATTTGGCCCGTTATCCGCATGAGCTCAGCGGCGGGCAGCGGCAGCGGGTCGCTATCGCTCGAGGGATCAGCTTGAACCCAAAGCTGCTCGTCTGTGACGAGCCAACCTCAAGCCTCGACGTATCCGTTCAGGCACAAATTTTGCAGCTGCTCAAAAGCTTGAAGCAAACACTGGGCATGTCCTATTTGTTTATTTCCCATGACATAGCCTCCGTCCAATATATGAGCGATAGAATGATGGTTATGAAGGATGGAGAAATGATTGACGAGTTTGCAAGCTTCGAGTTGACACATGAGGATCGGCATCTCTACACCAAGCTGCTGGTGGAGGCGGCGAGCTAG
- a CDS encoding acyl-CoA thioesterase — protein sequence MEQRFSRESRCYKTARVFPTDVNNHNTLFGGKLMAYIDDIASIAATKHCRRSVVTASTDSVDFLYPIRPTDSVCLEAFVTWTGRSSIEVFVKVVKEDLLRGEREVAATSFLTFVALDSDKRPVVVPAVVPETEEELKLFETAEQRAEMRRTRREQSKRFAEFLTVKHPWD from the coding sequence ATGGAGCAGCGTTTTTCGCGGGAATCTAGATGTTATAAAACAGCAAGGGTATTTCCAACAGATGTGAATAATCATAATACGCTGTTTGGCGGGAAACTGATGGCCTATATTGATGATATTGCCTCCATTGCGGCGACGAAGCATTGCCGCCGATCCGTTGTTACCGCTTCGACGGATTCGGTCGATTTTCTTTATCCCATCCGCCCAACGGATTCCGTATGTCTTGAAGCGTTCGTTACTTGGACGGGCCGTTCCTCCATTGAAGTGTTCGTTAAAGTGGTGAAAGAGGATTTGCTGCGTGGAGAGCGGGAAGTGGCGGCGACGTCCTTTCTGACATTCGTTGCGCTTGATTCGGACAAGCGTCCGGTTGTGGTGCCAGCGGTCGTTCCCGAAACGGAAGAGGAGCTTAAGCTATTTGAAACAGCAGAGCAGCGGGCAGAAATGCGCCGTACCCGCCGCGAGCAGAGTAAACGCTTTGCTGAATTTTTGACGGTAAAGCATCCTTGGGACTGA
- a CDS encoding RNA polymerase sigma factor, which produces MRLKNKTTLPNEYNGQQLAGLRKYSLSLTGSSWDAEDLAQESWLKASLAADAASHQNPEALLRRIAKNSWIDQTRRKAVWQKISGELLHLHQQEIAVNNQEASELEIVFHVLVKHMTAAQRAVFMLRDVYGCSSIEAAEILGMTDGAVKAALHRARQALIAVRQQLLQDGLPQPQEEQMKTYVRALASAYLSGNMKAVAALMQLSENDPELAIHMAQHELGRLASRRQTVPAEARNMALEYAFIHHAA; this is translated from the coding sequence ATGCGTTTGAAAAACAAAACCACCTTACCGAACGAATATAACGGGCAGCAGCTTGCAGGCTTGCGCAAGTACAGCCTCTCGCTGACAGGCTCAAGCTGGGATGCCGAAGATTTGGCGCAGGAATCGTGGCTGAAGGCGAGCCTCGCTGCGGATGCTGCCAGCCATCAGAATCCCGAAGCGCTGCTGCGGCGCATTGCCAAAAATAGCTGGATCGACCAAACCCGCAGAAAAGCGGTCTGGCAAAAAATAAGCGGAGAACTGCTGCATTTGCATCAGCAGGAAATTGCAGTAAATAATCAAGAAGCTAGCGAGCTTGAAATTGTTTTTCATGTGCTGGTGAAGCATATGACAGCTGCACAACGGGCTGTTTTTATGCTAAGGGACGTATACGGCTGTTCAAGCATCGAAGCTGCGGAAATTTTGGGGATGACAGATGGGGCGGTAAAAGCGGCGCTGCACCGTGCCAGGCAAGCGCTTATAGCTGTGCGCCAGCAGCTGCTTCAGGATGGGCTCCCCCAGCCGCAGGAGGAGCAAATGAAAACCTATGTACGGGCGCTGGCCTCCGCCTATTTGTCAGGCAATATGAAGGCAGTTGCCGCTTTAATGCAGCTTAGCGAAAATGATCCAGAGCTAGCCATCCATATGGCCCAGCATGAGCTGGGGCGCCTTGCGTCACGGCGCCAGACGGTTCCAGCAGAAGCGCGGAATATGGCGCTGGAATATGCTTTTATACACCATGCAGCCTAA